In Acropora palmata chromosome 7, jaAcrPala1.3, whole genome shotgun sequence, one genomic interval encodes:
- the LOC141886638 gene encoding dnaJ homolog subfamily C member 10-like, with translation MSRSLKAKNTGMNSRLLFTIFLTFLCQLVVSEDYYELLGISRDASNTEIRKAFKKLALKLHPDKNTEDPQAHEKFTAINKAYEVLKDEESRKKYDVYGEEGLKDDHFGGGHYQSWNYFNEEFGIYDDDPEIITLSYSDFDVSVEGSDDIWFINFYSPYCSHCHDLAPAWREVARELEGVLRIGAVNCQEEWNLCRQQGIQSYPSLVLYPTHEFHHGSRTTKALVQFILDSLEVNLFDLWDGNFEEQIKQNDQPWVIDFCAIGEDCISQDTRIKVSAILDNLVNIGVIDCGTNSRLCEEIGYNDKLVYFKGDVGPEKGEVIDSLETKEIVGLVLKKLPDPVNVDLPAFEKIKKNLAAATEIPWVLHFDKGLMDNLEMRKLPAFTTDVNVGHVDCSKEQEICRQVHVRKYPMVALFKTHGHYEWHHGRFTAHDIAVFAKESASSSVQTLGPDDFPAKISKPDLPFFVDFFAPWCPPCMRLLPEYRKAARSFDDSEVGFGTVDCTIHINLCHMYNIRSYPTTILYNNSIPHQFTGHHTAADLVEFVENTLKPSVIQMTPETFQSLVAQRNVGETWLVDFYAPWCGPCNELAPEWNKLAKQMKDEAGVGSVDCQKYRWFCQEQGVNSYPTIRLYPHNSQGGYRYVSHRGWRDADSLYSWAFQHLPSLVTQFNYHSFHEDVLASEDAWIIDFYAPWCGHCVQFAPDFEKTAKLLDGRIKAGKVDCEQDYHLCSEAGVRAYPTVKIYLGSPKKGMTQPVNGHLNVESQNPQQIQSLALRALKDYKEDLASRKSKKTKSKKKHRGKPDHDEF, from the exons ATGTCACGCAGTTTAAAAGCCAAAAATACCGGAATGAATTCGCGGCTTTTATTTAccatatttttaacttttttatgTCAACTTGTGGTTTCCGAAGACTATTACGAATTGCTAGGGATCTCAAGAGATGCAAGTAACACAGAAATCcgaaaagctttcaaaaagTTAGCCCTGAAACTCCATCCAGACAAAAATACG GAGGATCCTCAGGCTCATGAAAAGTTCACAGCAATAAATAAAGCTTACGAAGTGTTAAAAG ATGAAGAGTCGCGTAAGAAATATGATGTTTATGGTGAAGAGGGCTTAAAAGATGACCACTTTGGAGGCGGACATTATCAAAGTTGGAACTATTTTAATGAAGAGTTTG GAATTTATGATGATGATCCAGAGATTATTACACTGAGCTACTCAGATTTTG ATGTGTCAGTGGAAGGAAGTGATGATATTtggttcattaatttttattcaccTTATTGTTCCCATTGTCATGACTTGGCACCAGCG tgGCGAGAAGTTGCTCGAGAGCTTGAAGGAGTTCTCAGAATTGGTGCTGTTAATTGCCAAGAAGAGTGGAACTTGTGCCGACAACAAGGAATACAGAGTTATCCATCTCTTGTTCTTTATCCTACT CATGAATTCCATCATGGATCAAGAACCACAAAAGCACTGGTACAGTTTATACTGGACTCCCTGGAGGTTAATTTGTTCGATCTTTGGGATG GTAATTTTGAAGAAcagataaaacaaaatgaccaACCTTGGGTCATTGATTTTTGTGCTATTGGAGAAG ATTGCATTTCTCAAGACACAAGAATCAAAGTCTCTGCAATTCTG GATAATTTGGTGAATATTGGAGTTATTGATTGTGGAACAAATTCACGTTTGTGTGAAGAGATTGGATACAATGACAAACTGGTCTACTTCAAAGGTGATGTTGGACCAGAAAAAGGGGAG GTAATTGATAGCTTGGAGACCAAAGAAATTGTTGGTTTGGTATTGAAGAAGTTGCCTGACCCAGTAAATGTTGACCTGCCAGCATTTGAG aaaataaagaaaaatcttgCTGCTGCCACTGAGATTCCTTGGGTCTTGCATTTTGACAAAGGGCTCATGGACAACCTCGAGATGAGGAAACTCCCTGCATTTACAACAGATGTTAAT GTTGGTCATGTTGACTGTAGCAAAGAACAAGAAATCTGTCGGCAGGTACATGTCAGGAAGTATCCAATGGTGGCTCTTTTCAAAACACATGGACACTATGAGTGGCATCATG GTCGTTTTACTGCTCATGACATTGCTGTGTTTGCTAAGGAAAGTGCTTCTTCTAGCGTTCAAACACTGGGCCCTGACGACTTCCCAGCCAAAATATCGAAACCAGATCTACCATTCTTTGTGGATTTCTTTGCGCCA TGGTGTCCGCCATGTATGCGTTTGTTACCTGAATACAGGAAAGCAGCTCGTTCGTTTGATGACAGTGAAGTTGGTTTTGGTACTGTTGACTGCACGATACATATCAACTTATGCCATATG TACAATATTCGCTCCTATCCAACCACCATCTTGTATAATAACAGCATCCCTCATCAGTTTACTGGTCACCATACAGCTGCTGACTTGGTTGAATTTGTTGAG aataCACTGAAACCTTCTGTCATACAAATGACGCCTGAAACATTCCAGTCTCTTGTAGCGCAGAGAAATGTAGGTGAAACATGGCTGGTTGATTTTTATGCTCCATGGTGTGGCCCCTGTAATGAACTGGCGCCCGAGTGGAACAAACTGGCAAAG CAAATGAAAGACGAGGCTGGTGTAGGCTCAGTCGACTGTCAAAAGTACCGATGGTTCTGCCAAGAGCAAGGAGTTAATTCCTATCCTACTATCCGTCTGTACCCTCACAATAGCCAAGGAGGGTATCGCTATGT GAGTCACCGTGGATGGCGTGACGCAGACTCTTTATATAGCTGGGCCTTTCAGCATCTACCTTCGTTGGTCACGCAATTCAACTACCACTCATTTCATGAAGATGTTCTCGCCAGTGAAGATGCCTGGATTATCGATTTCTATGCTCCCTGGTGCGGCCACTGCGTTCAGTTTGCTCCTGACTttgaaaaaacagcaaag TTATTAGACGGGCGAATAAAAGCGGGCAAGGTTGACTGCGAGCAGGATTATCATCTGTGTAGTGAAGCGGGTGTGCGTGCTTACCCCACTGTTAAAATATACCTCGGTTCACCCAAAAAGGGGATGACTCAG CCGGTGAATGGACACCTTAATGTGGAAAGTCAAAACCCGCAGCAAATTCAGAGCTTAGCTCTCCGAGCGTTGAAAGACTACAAAGAAGATTTAGCAAGcagaaaatcaaagaaaacgaaaagtaAAAAG
- the LOC141885953 gene encoding filamin-A-like encodes MTQQSHDMNCTVPNNFRIPVSGYMRLVRRRTLTKWANLHLHPAGLSIDDICDLIDSVLAAKLITLLSGNRIAVSIFEPQRKKRQEVGWKNICSYLASQDFPAECTDPVSFTQANIDPILALVSNLVLHYLIIPLKVMFSQTKGTARDFILSWVRQKLPNRNVTNFDKDWQNGVLICELVNATQPGLIPPQLYADLTNSEGNAKLGMQIAHDAFGIPQVISPFDLASSQLDELSLLTYLALFCKYENLLNGSTKKGVEGLPETKTQDIPCKAYGSGLRSSELGKVAEFVVELNGAKPTDITIAIECKPLQGAVHDDKPDLSVRPLNRNTYCVKYLPTRPGNYVISILHCGAHILRSPFYLTVPELNGVHTRKSLPKDLMNGAPSNASSNALGTGQNSTYSETSLKSTNQSSSSILASDEKNSLSPRSTADGISRRIPLNAAEGQGLIAGEVGRIGRFSVITDNSTKGPLSVCISCPAVSIPVPYVKSTKKDYYTEHDVLYVPTEPGAYEVFIKWGDLSINGSPFKVFINNVSEDVVNNGMSRAVSDLGGRGKIRVYYAAMSTNLKIRKDNELLEKFLKEKGVSSRSDFDEWIALDVGMRKFERDKVFSKAGTRQTPMVFANDVFIGNYEDVLILDKQGLFDEYFR; translated from the exons ATGACGCAGCAAAGTCACGACATGAACTGCACTGTACCGAATAATTTTCGCATTCCTGTCTCTGGATATATGCGACTGGTCAGACGAAGAACGCTGACAAAGTGGGCTAATTTACATCTACACCCAGCTGGTTTATCTATTGATGATATCTGCGATCTGATAGACAGTGTATTAGCCGCAAAACTAATTACTTTATTATCAGGAAATCGCATTGCTGTTTCCATATTTGAGCCTCAACGAAAAAAACGCCAGGAAGTTGGATGGAAAAACATATGTAGCTATTTGGCAAGCCAAGATTTTCCTGCAGAATGCACag ATCCCGTTAGTTTCACTCAAGCTAACATCGATCCTATTCTTGCATTGGTTTCGAACTTAGTGCTGCATTACCTCATAATCCCTCTAAAAGTCATGTTCAGCCAAACGAAAGGAACTGCTAGAGATTTTATTCTTTCTTGGGTTCGTCAAAAGCTTCCGAACCGAAACGTGACGAACTTCGACAAAGACTGGCAAAACGGTGTGCTTATATGTGAGCTGGTGAATGCGACTCAACCTGGGCTTATTCCTCCTCAACTTTATGCAGACCTAACAAACAGCGAAGGGAATGCGAAACTAGGGATGCAGATTGCGCATGACGCCTTTGGGATACCGCAGGTTATTTCTCCATTTGATCTAGCATCGTCACAGTTGGACGAGTTGAGTCTTCTGACTTATTTAGCGttgttttgcaaatatgaaaatctGCTCAATGGAAGCACTAAAAAGGGCGTTGAAGGCCTTCCAGAGACTAAGACTCAAGATATCCCATGCAAAGCGTATGGTTCTGGTCTAAGATCCAGTGAGCTGGGAAAAGTAGCGGAGTTCGTGGTGGAATTAAATGGCGCTAAACCAACCGATATTACCATTGCAATTGAGTGCAAGCCACTTCAAGGTGCTGTACATGACGATAAGCCTGACCTTAGCGTGAGACCACTGAACAGGAATACATACTGTGTGAAATATTTACCTACAAGACCTGGCAATTATGTTATCAGCATTTTACATTGTGGAGCGCACATCCTGAGAAGTCCGTTTTATCTTACGGTTCCTGAGTTGAATGGCGTACATACTAGAAAGAGCCTCCCAAAAGACCTCATGAATGGTGCCCCATCTAATGCCTCTTCTAATGCGCTCGGCACAGGTCAAAATAGCACTTACTCAGAAACGTCACTGAagtcaacaaaccaatcaagtTCCTCGATACTGGCTTCAGACGAAAAAAACTCCCTTTCCCCAAGATCCACGGCAGATGGAATTTCACGGAGAATTCCTTTGAATGCAGCTGAGGGACAAGGCCTTATTGCAGGAGAGGTTGGTCGCATAGGCAGGTTTTCAGTTATCACTGACAACTCAACGAAAGGACCGTTGAGTGTCTGCATAAGCTGTCCAGCGGTGTCTATCCCCGTACCATACGTAAAAAGCACGAAAAAAGATTATTACACAGAACACGACGTATTGTATGTACCAACAGAACCTGGTGCTTACGAAGTGTTCATCAAGTGGGGTGACTTGTCCATTAACGGAAGTCCTTTTAAAGTGTTTATCAACAACGTATCAGAGGATGTCGTAAATAACGGGATGTCCCGCGCAGTAAGTGATCTTGGCGGGCGCGGGAAAATCCGGGTGTACTACGCAGCAATGTCGACGAATTTGAAAATTCGGAAGGACAATGAACTCTTAGAGAAATTCTTAAAGGAAAAAGGAGTTTCTAGTCGTTCAGATTTTGATGAATGGATTGCACTCGATGTCGGAATGAGAAAGTTTGAAAGAGACAAAGTCTTTTCAAAGGCGGGGACTCGACAAACGCCCATGGTATTTGCTAATGATGTGTTTATTGGAAATTACGAGGATGTATTGATTTTGGATAAACAAGGATTGTTTGATGAATACTTTAGATGA